Proteins co-encoded in one Spirosoma endbachense genomic window:
- a CDS encoding arylsulfatase: MAIKLFISFLALSLLCSPTLQLPEKKPNIILILADDMGYSDIGCYGSEIKTPNLDDLAKNGLRMPQFYNASRCCPTRASLLTGLFQHQAGVGDMVNTRPQPAYQGYLNQHCVTLAEALKESGYKTYMAGKWHVGTKPEHWPTKRGFDRYFGLIDGAGSYFDNSSYRPNQKLTIALDDQEYTPEKGYYATNAYTDHALDFIEQNPKDKPFFLYLAFTAPHWPLHALPEDIANYKTAYRKGWDQLREERFERMKTMGILAKDTRLSPRDNKIPAWDSLTEEQKQSWEDKMAVYAAMIDRMDQNIGRIRQKLKASGQDQNTVILFLSDNGASHENITTDGFLPQIYESSKKPASDPSSFTAYGMRGANLSNTPFRLYKHWEFEGGTATPFIAYGPSIVQPGKVDPRPGHITDIMVTCLDLAGGTYPKVYKGNDITPTEGISLVPVFRGKSWKGHEALFFEHEGNRAVRQGDWKLVSDYPSNQWQLYNLKTDRTELQDMAGKEPKRVKEMEALYTSWSKRAGVIPYGELTKK, translated from the coding sequence ATGGCAATCAAACTCTTCATTTCGTTTCTGGCCTTATCGCTGCTGTGCTCTCCTACGTTACAATTACCAGAGAAAAAGCCCAATATCATCCTGATTCTGGCCGACGATATGGGCTATTCTGACATTGGCTGCTATGGCTCTGAGATTAAGACGCCAAACCTGGATGATCTGGCCAAAAACGGGCTTCGTATGCCGCAGTTCTATAATGCGTCACGTTGTTGTCCCACCCGGGCGTCACTGTTGACGGGCCTGTTCCAACACCAGGCAGGGGTGGGCGATATGGTGAATACTCGCCCGCAACCGGCTTATCAAGGTTATCTGAATCAGCATTGTGTGACCCTGGCTGAAGCACTGAAGGAAAGTGGCTATAAAACTTACATGGCGGGCAAATGGCATGTGGGTACCAAGCCCGAACACTGGCCTACAAAACGAGGCTTTGATCGCTATTTTGGGTTGATTGACGGGGCGGGTAGTTACTTTGACAATTCGTCGTACCGCCCGAATCAAAAGCTCACCATCGCGCTGGACGATCAGGAGTATACACCCGAAAAAGGGTATTATGCAACGAATGCGTATACGGATCATGCCCTTGACTTCATTGAGCAAAACCCTAAAGACAAACCGTTTTTTCTTTACCTGGCTTTTACCGCTCCCCACTGGCCATTGCATGCCTTACCGGAAGATATTGCCAACTATAAAACAGCGTATCGAAAAGGCTGGGATCAGCTTCGGGAAGAGCGATTTGAGCGCATGAAAACAATGGGCATTCTGGCTAAAGACACCCGGCTTTCACCACGTGATAACAAGATACCAGCCTGGGACTCATTAACTGAAGAACAAAAACAGAGCTGGGAGGACAAGATGGCCGTTTATGCAGCCATGATTGACCGAATGGATCAGAACATCGGTCGAATCCGGCAAAAATTAAAGGCTTCGGGGCAGGACCAAAATACGGTAATTCTGTTTCTTTCGGATAACGGAGCCAGCCATGAGAACATTACAACCGATGGGTTTTTGCCGCAGATTTACGAAAGCAGCAAGAAACCGGCCAGTGATCCTTCTTCCTTTACCGCCTATGGCATGCGAGGGGCTAATTTAAGTAACACGCCCTTTCGGCTATACAAACACTGGGAGTTTGAAGGCGGCACAGCTACACCGTTTATTGCGTACGGGCCATCTATTGTGCAACCAGGTAAAGTTGACCCGCGACCAGGTCATATTACAGATATAATGGTGACGTGTCTTGATCTGGCGGGTGGAACCTACCCAAAAGTCTACAAAGGAAACGATATTACCCCTACAGAAGGCATAAGCCTTGTCCCTGTGTTTCGGGGAAAATCCTGGAAAGGGCATGAAGCGCTCTTTTTTGAGCACGAAGGTAATCGGGCTGTCCGTCAGGGGGACTGGAAACTCGTTTCGGACTATCCGTCTAATCAATGGCAACTCTACAATTTGAAAACGGACCGAACTGAATTACAGGACATGGCTGGGAAAGAGCCCAAACGGGTTAAAGAAATGGAGGCCCTCTATACCTCCTGGTCCAAACGGGCTGGGGTCATACCATATGGAGAATTAACTAAAAAGTAG
- a CDS encoding sulfatase encodes MNSRLFIGSVVVTTLVVSVLFIGARQHQPAQRPNVLFICIDDLRPDLACYGNPIIHSPNLDRLAKQSALFMHQYVTQPTCGASRYSLLTGRLPRNTVELTNEAIEKEIAGKPRAEVPETFIDNLRRNGYYTVGIGKISHSADGYVYKYEEPKSNVLELPHSWDEMLFDPGKWKTGWNAFFAYADGSNRQSRKAQVKPYESAEVDDEGYPDGLSAKIAVAKLKELSARKQPFFLSVGFFKPHLPFNAPRKYWDLYDETKIPLTPSPAVPEKVSAASLHESAEFNGYKQGDEQASLEKPVSDAYARKLRHAYYAGVSYTDAQVGKVLDALAQSGMDKNTIVIVWSDHGWHLGDYRVWGKHTIFDQAVRSVLMVKTPAMKNGLVRKEVVSSVDIYPTLMELCNVKAPTALDGKSFGSLLKKGKLTHWDNVAYSYFKQGITLRTDRYRLTKYFRTQEPTVELYDHQNDPNENHNVAGEHPDLVKHLSPIWDKGNTGLFN; translated from the coding sequence ATGAACTCCAGGCTATTTATCGGAAGTGTAGTTGTTACGACATTGGTTGTCAGTGTATTGTTTATAGGAGCGAGGCAGCATCAACCCGCCCAGCGCCCAAACGTGCTTTTTATTTGCATTGATGACCTGCGGCCTGATTTAGCGTGCTACGGTAATCCGATTATCCATTCTCCGAATCTTGATCGATTGGCGAAGCAGTCAGCCCTGTTTATGCATCAATACGTGACCCAGCCTACTTGCGGGGCTTCTCGGTATAGTCTGCTCACCGGGCGTTTACCGCGCAACACCGTGGAGCTGACAAACGAAGCGATTGAAAAGGAAATCGCCGGAAAACCCCGTGCCGAGGTACCGGAAACGTTCATCGATAATCTGCGCCGGAACGGCTATTACACCGTCGGAATCGGTAAAATCAGCCACTCCGCCGATGGATACGTCTATAAGTACGAGGAGCCGAAAAGCAACGTACTGGAATTGCCCCATAGCTGGGATGAAATGTTGTTTGATCCTGGCAAATGGAAAACAGGCTGGAACGCGTTTTTTGCTTATGCCGACGGCTCCAACCGCCAAAGCCGGAAAGCCCAGGTGAAGCCGTATGAAAGCGCGGAAGTCGATGACGAGGGTTATCCAGACGGATTATCGGCCAAAATAGCCGTAGCCAAACTGAAAGAACTGTCGGCCAGGAAGCAACCATTTTTCCTGAGCGTAGGTTTCTTCAAGCCTCATTTACCCTTCAATGCGCCCAGGAAATACTGGGATTTGTACGACGAAACTAAAATTCCCCTAACGCCCTCCCCAGCTGTTCCCGAAAAGGTTAGCGCGGCCAGTCTGCACGAAAGTGCTGAATTCAACGGATACAAGCAGGGCGATGAGCAGGCTAGCCTGGAAAAGCCGGTTTCGGATGCTTATGCGCGCAAATTGCGCCATGCCTATTACGCCGGCGTGAGTTATACAGATGCGCAGGTGGGTAAGGTACTGGATGCTTTAGCGCAGTCGGGTATGGATAAAAACACGATCGTGATCGTTTGGAGCGATCACGGCTGGCACCTGGGCGATTACCGGGTTTGGGGCAAACACACCATCTTCGATCAGGCCGTCCGGAGCGTCCTGATGGTAAAAACGCCAGCAATGAAAAACGGGTTGGTACGAAAAGAAGTCGTTAGTTCCGTTGATATTTACCCGACGCTTATGGAGTTATGTAACGTGAAAGCACCAACAGCACTGGATGGCAAAAGTTTTGGCAGCCTGCTAAAAAAGGGGAAATTGACGCATTGGGATAATGTGGCCTATAGTTATTTTAAACAGGGCATTACCCTCCGCACGGATCGCTACCGGCTGACCAAATACTTTCGTACTCAGGAACCAACCGTTGAACTATATGATCACCAGAACGACCCGAATGAAAATCACAACGTTGCTGGTGAACACCCGGATCTTGTCAAGCATCTGAGCCCGATTTGGGACAAGGGCAATACCGGCCTGTTCAACTAA
- a CDS encoding RagB/SusD family nutrient uptake outer membrane protein, with amino-acid sequence MKKINTFLSTALLLISLFSCQDILEENPVGLAAADSYYATPKGISDALNATYSRLRVFYGQEDASFLTVPGTDMYTNGFGGVTNHPAVNDYSTNFLGTDTFVTSVWNNFYVGINQANAVINRAPAVAGLSDAEKNRILGEARFLRALFYFHLVQQFGDIHFSLQESVGVQTTAKRTPVATIYEQGIVPDLQFAIANLPAKAANYGRATKAASEALLARVQLTRGNWAEAEALASNVIKNYSFQLVKPYANLWDINNDQNAEVIWSVQFTSDVLTNGDGNQAHLFFLIDYTQNPTIVRDLANGRAYQRFMPTNYLIKLFDQTKDSRWEGSFKTVFFANTKGTINGKTVMPGDTAIKIVTYPVPDNVQNTAPYWYIDFNDKWVGASTITNNEIGGGQRRRFPVLKKFLDPLRISVNAVEGRRDFIVLRLAEMYLIAGEAAWRQNKLAESATYFNVVRTRAAISGKEKDMQVSAADINLEFILDERGRELAGEGLRWYDLKRTGTLLTRVKQYNLDAAPNIKEMHLVRPIPQTQIDRVTNPSEFSQNPGY; translated from the coding sequence ATGAAAAAAATAAATACCTTTTTATCAACGGCCCTCTTACTCATCAGCCTGTTTTCGTGTCAGGATATTCTGGAAGAGAATCCGGTGGGGCTGGCTGCCGCCGATAGTTATTATGCTACACCAAAAGGAATCAGTGACGCCCTGAATGCCACATATAGCCGTTTACGCGTGTTTTATGGGCAGGAGGATGCCAGCTTTTTAACTGTTCCCGGAACCGATATGTATACCAATGGTTTTGGGGGCGTGACCAATCACCCGGCGGTAAATGATTACTCGACTAACTTTTTAGGCACCGATACGTTCGTTACCTCCGTCTGGAATAACTTCTACGTAGGCATTAACCAGGCGAACGCCGTCATTAACCGCGCTCCGGCGGTGGCCGGATTGAGCGATGCCGAAAAAAACCGAATCCTGGGTGAAGCTCGTTTTCTTCGGGCTCTGTTTTATTTCCATCTGGTGCAACAGTTCGGCGATATCCATTTCTCCCTGCAGGAATCCGTTGGGGTTCAGACCACAGCGAAACGAACCCCTGTTGCCACGATCTATGAGCAGGGCATTGTGCCCGATTTACAGTTTGCCATAGCGAATTTACCGGCTAAAGCGGCCAATTATGGTCGGGCTACCAAAGCCGCATCGGAAGCCCTGTTGGCGAGGGTGCAACTGACACGGGGCAACTGGGCGGAAGCCGAAGCGCTGGCGTCGAACGTCATCAAAAATTACAGCTTCCAGCTTGTCAAACCCTATGCGAATCTGTGGGATATCAACAACGATCAAAACGCAGAAGTGATCTGGTCGGTGCAATTCACGAGCGACGTGCTGACTAACGGCGACGGTAACCAAGCGCACCTGTTTTTTCTGATCGACTATACCCAAAATCCGACCATCGTACGGGATCTGGCCAACGGACGGGCTTACCAGCGATTTATGCCGACAAATTATCTGATCAAGCTCTTCGACCAGACCAAAGACAGCCGGTGGGAAGGTTCTTTCAAAACCGTATTTTTTGCCAATACCAAAGGGACAATCAACGGCAAAACGGTTATGCCCGGCGATACGGCCATCAAGATTGTGACCTATCCCGTTCCCGACAATGTACAAAACACGGCCCCCTACTGGTACATCGACTTTAACGATAAATGGGTAGGGGCTTCTACGATTACCAATAACGAGATTGGTGGAGGCCAGCGTCGACGCTTTCCAGTACTCAAGAAATTTCTCGATCCCCTACGCATCAGCGTCAATGCCGTCGAAGGACGCCGGGACTTTATCGTTCTTCGGCTGGCCGAAATGTATCTCATTGCCGGAGAAGCAGCCTGGCGGCAAAATAAGCTGGCCGAATCGGCCACGTATTTTAATGTGGTTCGCACGCGAGCGGCAATTTCGGGCAAGGAAAAAGACATGCAGGTAAGTGCTGCTGATATCAACCTGGAGTTCATTCTGGATGAGCGGGGGCGCGAACTGGCTGGCGAAGGCTTGCGCTGGTACGATCTAAAACGGACGGGAACATTGCTGACACGGGTGAAACAGTACAACCTCGATGCGGCTCCCAACATCAAGGAAATGCATCTTGTACGCCCGATTCCGCAAACGCAGATTGACCGGGTAACGAATCCGAGTGAGTTTTCCCAAAATCCGGGTTACTAA
- a CDS encoding TonB-dependent receptor: MRKTFPNLAYWQTIVRISCLPLAISFLVTSMALATGIRAQTILDTRITLHLQNQNMKTILAVIEEQTNVKFLYSTSLIQAERKISLNVQQEKLGMVLEEMLKPMNLGYEVSGKQIILNRLPSTTPPISPKPASSERTLLNTPIDHDVSGTVLDEKGGALPGVSVVIKGSQRGTTSDGNGQFRLTNVPDGPTVLVFSFVGYQTQEISVGSQTTLRIAMSTDEKSLNEVVVVGYGTQKKRDLTGAISSISSKDIAETPASNVLSNAQGRLAGVDIVRADGNPGSSPVIRIRGNRSINASNNPLYVIDGIPTDVSISDFNPNDIESMEVLKDASAVAIYGSRGANGVILITTKKGKEGKAVISYDGYYGIKKARKNFLSMNGTEFARYVRVSRGLSAEDASQDATIMSPVEAENLKNGVSTNWLDLVLRDGVQQSHQIAASGGAKNTTYYLSGSFFDEKGVLQKSDYRRYSFRANINMNVTERLKVGVSATVSTDLQNVMVNRPYTYALGYSPLITPYDAAGNVVPYPNPREGLQANPLMDYQPNQYTDERKKYRVFATMFGEYKIADGFTYRLNYGPDLSTFRAGTYTGTLTGSVNSASVNNQQNFAYTLENLLTFDRKFGHHGLNVVGLFSTQKNRFESSMASGQNIPIETASFYNLGSSGVITGIGSSLTQWGLLSYMGRINYGFNSRYLLTLTGRADGSSRLSPGRKWAFFPSISAGWVISDEAFMKANPVLSFLKIRAGYGAVGNTSIDPYQTLGGLTRSIYAYGTEAAYGYSLSVIPNPDLRWEISKTLNIGLDFGFLNDRISGSLELYDTRTSDLLLNRLIPITSGYTSILQNIGATQNRGIELTLNGSILNTSKGFKWDASLNFFSNKEEITELFNGQTDDVGNKWFIGKPVSVFYSYKQLGIWQTGEVDAAKAAGQRPGDIKIADVNGRDPKGNLTKQPDGVINADDRTVLGSTVPKWSGGLTNRFSYKGIDFSFLVYARQGQMLQSGFHNLGGNQWQGRYNNINFDYWTPTNPSNSIPIPYTSSAPLYADAVSYFNGSFVKIRNITLGYTLPKSLLAKVGVSSLRLYGTADNALIFSPYKLVDPESSSGIVGGATPMTSAVYVFGMNLKF, translated from the coding sequence ATGAGAAAAACGTTTCCAAACCTGGCTTATTGGCAAACGATTGTGCGAATAAGTTGTCTGCCGCTGGCTATTTCGTTTTTAGTGACCAGTATGGCGCTGGCTACGGGCATTCGAGCGCAAACCATTCTGGATACCCGGATTACGCTTCACCTGCAAAATCAGAACATGAAAACGATTTTGGCGGTTATTGAAGAGCAGACGAACGTAAAATTCCTGTATAGCACGAGCCTGATCCAGGCGGAGCGAAAAATCTCTCTGAATGTTCAGCAGGAAAAGCTGGGAATGGTATTGGAAGAGATGCTTAAGCCGATGAACCTAGGCTATGAAGTGTCGGGAAAACAGATCATTCTAAATCGGTTGCCTTCCACTACTCCTCCTATCAGCCCCAAACCGGCCTCCTCAGAAAGAACGCTATTGAATACGCCTATTGATCATGATGTTTCCGGTACCGTTTTAGATGAAAAAGGCGGAGCGTTGCCTGGTGTTTCAGTGGTTATAAAAGGGAGCCAACGAGGAACCACCTCTGATGGTAATGGCCAATTCCGGTTGACCAACGTACCCGACGGCCCAACGGTACTGGTGTTCAGTTTTGTTGGTTACCAGACGCAGGAAATTTCGGTGGGCAGCCAAACTACCCTTCGAATAGCGATGAGTACTGATGAAAAATCACTGAATGAAGTGGTGGTGGTGGGTTATGGTACCCAAAAGAAACGTGATCTGACCGGGGCCATTTCGTCCATATCCAGCAAGGATATTGCCGAGACACCAGCCTCTAATGTACTATCCAATGCGCAGGGTCGCCTGGCAGGAGTGGATATTGTCCGCGCGGATGGTAATCCCGGCTCCAGTCCGGTGATCCGCATTCGGGGGAACCGGTCAATCAATGCCAGCAATAACCCCCTGTATGTGATTGATGGCATTCCAACCGACGTGAGTATCAGCGATTTCAATCCCAATGATATTGAATCGATGGAGGTGCTGAAAGATGCCAGCGCCGTTGCCATTTATGGTTCACGCGGGGCCAATGGCGTCATTCTGATTACGACGAAGAAAGGAAAGGAAGGGAAGGCAGTCATTAGCTATGATGGCTATTACGGCATTAAGAAAGCCAGAAAGAATTTTCTGTCCATGAACGGAACCGAATTTGCGCGATACGTTCGGGTGTCGCGGGGGCTATCGGCTGAAGATGCCAGTCAGGATGCTACGATTATGAGTCCGGTTGAAGCCGAGAATTTAAAGAACGGCGTTTCAACCAATTGGCTGGATCTGGTGCTGCGTGATGGCGTTCAGCAAAGTCATCAGATCGCGGCCAGCGGAGGGGCAAAAAATACAACCTACTATCTGTCTGGCTCGTTTTTCGACGAAAAAGGCGTTCTCCAGAAAAGCGATTATCGCCGATATTCATTCCGGGCGAATATCAATATGAACGTAACGGAACGGCTGAAAGTAGGTGTCAGCGCGACAGTGTCGACCGATCTGCAAAATGTCATGGTGAACCGGCCTTATACCTATGCACTGGGCTACTCACCCCTGATTACGCCTTACGATGCGGCCGGGAACGTAGTGCCCTACCCGAATCCCAGAGAAGGGTTACAGGCGAACCCGCTCATGGATTACCAGCCCAATCAATACACCGATGAGCGCAAAAAATACCGTGTCTTTGCTACGATGTTTGGGGAGTACAAAATTGCAGATGGCTTTACCTATCGGCTCAACTATGGCCCTGATCTCAGCACCTTTCGGGCCGGAACGTACACGGGCACGTTGACCGGAAGCGTGAACTCCGCCAGCGTCAATAACCAGCAAAACTTTGCCTACACGCTTGAAAACCTCCTAACATTTGACCGGAAATTCGGGCATCATGGCTTAAATGTGGTGGGATTGTTCAGCACCCAGAAGAATCGCTTCGAATCGTCCATGGCCAGTGGGCAAAATATCCCCATCGAAACGGCTTCCTTTTACAACCTGGGCAGTTCGGGCGTGATTACAGGTATCGGTAGTTCGCTGACGCAGTGGGGATTATTATCCTACATGGGTCGCATCAACTATGGTTTTAACAGCCGCTATTTGCTTACGTTAACCGGGCGTGCCGACGGCTCTTCGCGACTCTCCCCCGGTCGAAAATGGGCGTTTTTTCCATCGATATCCGCTGGTTGGGTTATTTCTGACGAAGCTTTCATGAAGGCTAATCCAGTGTTATCATTTCTAAAAATCCGCGCTGGTTACGGGGCTGTCGGCAATACGTCGATCGATCCGTATCAAACGCTGGGTGGATTGACGCGGTCGATTTATGCGTACGGCACCGAGGCCGCTTATGGGTATAGCCTGAGTGTCATTCCCAATCCGGATTTGCGCTGGGAAATCTCCAAAACGCTCAATATTGGTTTAGATTTTGGATTCCTGAATGATCGAATCAGCGGATCGCTGGAACTCTACGATACCCGAACCAGCGACCTGCTACTCAATCGGTTGATTCCAATAACCTCTGGCTACACGTCCATCCTGCAAAACATTGGTGCGACCCAAAACCGGGGCATAGAACTCACGCTTAACGGATCCATTCTGAACACATCGAAAGGGTTTAAATGGGATGCCAGTCTGAATTTCTTTTCGAATAAGGAAGAAATTACCGAATTATTCAACGGACAGACGGACGATGTAGGAAACAAGTGGTTCATTGGCAAGCCGGTCAGCGTTTTTTATAGTTACAAGCAACTGGGCATCTGGCAAACGGGAGAAGTTGATGCGGCCAAAGCCGCTGGCCAGCGGCCAGGCGATATCAAGATTGCCGACGTCAACGGGCGTGATCCGAAAGGAAATTTGACGAAGCAGCCCGATGGCGTTATCAATGCCGACGACCGCACTGTACTGGGTTCGACCGTACCAAAGTGGAGCGGTGGACTTACCAACCGGTTTAGTTATAAGGGAATTGACTTTTCCTTTCTGGTGTATGCCCGGCAGGGCCAGATGCTTCAGAGTGGTTTTCATAACCTGGGCGGAAACCAGTGGCAGGGGCGCTACAACAATATTAATTTCGATTACTGGACTCCAACCAATCCGAGCAATAGCATTCCAATACCCTATACCTCCTCGGCGCCCTTGTATGCCGACGCGGTTAGCTACTTCAACGGTTCGTTTGTCAAAATCCGAAACATCACGCTGGGTTATACCCTGCCGAAGAGCCTGCTGGCTAAGGTTGGCGTTTCAAGCCTGCGTCTATACGGCACTGCCGACAACGCCCTAATTTTCTCGCCTTATAAACTGGTCGATCCAGAGTCCAGCTCCGGTATCGTTGGTGGGGCTACGCCCATGACATCCGCAGTCTACGTATTCGGTATGAATCTCAAATTTTAA
- a CDS encoding FecR family protein: MGYADYKLENFLKDDSFTQWVYQPTPENNTFWECFQEEHPEMLPIIDDARTILLSIEQEVIANYPDDRQVERIFNQVQERIQTVSFVQSRFGWPWLAAASVLLCLGLWLYKQNQMPTQYEQLIDQASATLQENNNLSTVPLLVRLPDKSTVLLKPNSRISYAKDLDRQVKREVYLSGEAFFEVTKNPDKPFFVYADELVTKVLGTSFWIKATDASKQVVVQVKTGKVSVFARNDSRANEMKANRELEGVVLTPNQQITFSRSDVRMKKSLVSAPLPVHLQRFEFKDEPVTRIFVALEQAYGIDIIYDEELLGNCLVTASLAEEPLYEKLRLLCKGIEGQYEVVDAQIVISAKGCQ; this comes from the coding sequence ATGGGCTATGCTGATTATAAGTTAGAGAACTTTCTAAAAGATGATTCCTTTACCCAATGGGTCTATCAGCCGACGCCGGAGAACAATACGTTTTGGGAATGTTTTCAGGAAGAGCACCCTGAAATGCTGCCTATAATTGATGATGCACGAACCATTTTATTGTCGATTGAACAGGAAGTCATAGCGAACTATCCAGACGACCGTCAGGTGGAGCGGATATTCAACCAGGTGCAGGAGCGGATACAAACTGTCTCATTTGTTCAATCTCGCTTTGGCTGGCCCTGGCTGGCAGCTGCTTCGGTGCTGCTTTGTCTTGGCCTCTGGTTATATAAGCAGAATCAGATGCCCACCCAATATGAGCAACTCATTGATCAGGCATCTGCTACATTACAGGAAAATAATAATCTATCTACTGTACCCTTGCTGGTTCGTTTACCGGATAAAAGTACTGTTTTGCTGAAACCCAATAGTCGGATCAGTTACGCCAAAGACTTGGATCGTCAGGTCAAACGAGAGGTCTATTTGTCGGGGGAAGCGTTCTTCGAGGTAACCAAAAATCCAGATAAACCGTTCTTTGTTTATGCCGATGAGTTGGTGACTAAAGTGCTGGGCACAAGCTTCTGGATTAAAGCCACCGACGCCAGTAAGCAGGTTGTGGTTCAGGTAAAAACGGGGAAAGTATCGGTCTTTGCACGAAACGATAGCCGAGCCAATGAGATGAAAGCCAATCGGGAACTGGAAGGGGTTGTGCTGACGCCTAATCAGCAAATAACGTTCTCGCGCAGCGATGTGCGAATGAAGAAATCGTTGGTTTCTGCACCCCTTCCTGTTCACCTTCAGCGATTTGAATTTAAAGATGAACCTGTAACACGCATTTTCGTGGCTTTGGAGCAGGCCTACGGAATTGACATTATTTACGATGAAGAGTTACTGGGCAACTGCCTGGTAACGGCATCGCTGGCGGAGGAGCCGCTGTATGAGAAACTTAGATTGCTCTGCAAGGGCATCGAAGGTCAATATGAAGTGGTTGATGCGCAGATTGTTATATCAGCCAAAGGTTGTCAATAA
- a CDS encoding RNA polymerase sigma factor: MPFSETTDDKLLWQAFKQGDKGAFSLLYQRYIRVLLSYGNKISQDEQAVEDAVQDLFVDLWQSRRRLSDVESARFYLFRSLRRKIHQSIRPDQSLSENWESTDEAFLPISPAQETELINAETIQLQTTDLQGKMKSLPLRQYEVLMLYYYQGFNYAQIASILAINEQSVRNLLQRGLHKLRQLAHLGSILFVLLFFLLEVS; encoded by the coding sequence ATGCCTTTTTCAGAAACTACTGACGATAAGTTATTGTGGCAGGCGTTTAAGCAAGGAGATAAAGGAGCATTCTCGTTGTTATACCAGCGCTATATCCGGGTGCTGTTAAGTTATGGTAACAAAATATCTCAGGACGAACAGGCGGTAGAAGATGCGGTTCAGGATCTGTTTGTCGATTTATGGCAGAGTCGTAGACGCCTGAGCGATGTGGAGTCTGCCCGCTTTTATTTATTTCGTTCACTGCGCCGGAAGATTCACCAATCGATCCGACCTGATCAATCGTTATCTGAAAATTGGGAATCCACGGACGAAGCGTTTTTACCTATCAGCCCAGCCCAGGAAACTGAACTGATCAATGCCGAAACGATACAGCTACAGACGACTGATTTACAGGGTAAAATGAAAAGTTTACCCCTGCGGCAGTACGAAGTCCTTATGCTCTACTATTACCAGGGCTTCAATTACGCTCAGATTGCGTCAATCTTAGCCATCAACGAGCAATCGGTTCGAAATCTACTGCAACGGGGTCTTCATAAACTCCGGCAACTAGCCCATTTAGGGAGTATTTTATTTGTATTGCTATTTTTTTTGCTTGAAGTGAGTTAA
- a CDS encoding VOC family protein, giving the protein MKTLIKKTWLLSLLLVVNTVAQAQRSEATGFNMPALNPKSALAGISGNHVGIRVPDYAAAIKWYTEKLDFRVIHEWDYADEKLAYLAPANTNGFWIEILAGGKLTPNQKFDDLGKSLENGGYHHFCVHVTNMKQVLTELKNRDVTVIGQPFYLKAITRNLAFIQDPWGNMIELAEVVKQ; this is encoded by the coding sequence ATGAAAACGCTCATCAAAAAAACGTGGCTACTCAGTTTATTACTGGTAGTGAACACGGTAGCACAAGCCCAACGTAGCGAAGCCACCGGGTTCAACATGCCGGCTCTGAATCCCAAAAGTGCTCTCGCGGGTATTAGTGGAAACCACGTCGGCATTCGGGTTCCCGATTATGCTGCGGCCATTAAATGGTATACGGAGAAACTGGATTTCAGAGTCATTCACGAGTGGGATTATGCGGACGAGAAACTCGCCTATCTGGCCCCGGCGAATACGAATGGTTTTTGGATTGAGATTTTGGCGGGTGGTAAGCTAACCCCGAATCAAAAATTCGATGATCTTGGGAAAAGTCTTGAAAACGGCGGTTACCACCATTTTTGTGTTCACGTAACGAATATGAAACAGGTGCTGACCGAGTTGAAAAATCGGGACGTCACCGTTATTGGCCAGCCTTTTTATCTAAAAGCCATAACAAGAAACCTGGCCTTCATCCAGGATCCCTGGGGGAATATGATTGAGCTTGCCGAAGTGGTTAAACAGTAA
- a CDS encoding winged helix-turn-helix transcriptional regulator has translation MQEDKRLEMANEVLANPRNQRQEVQALQDTIYVLGGKWRLPIINSICNGNKRFRDIERSIPGITTRMLSRELKEMEANQLIRRTVIPTTPVGVEYTSTEYCQSFGDIILEMIKWGKQHRERIIKQ, from the coding sequence ATGCAGGAAGACAAGCGACTAGAGATGGCTAATGAGGTTTTGGCCAATCCCCGGAATCAACGCCAGGAAGTACAGGCTTTACAGGATACAATTTATGTACTTGGCGGCAAGTGGAGACTACCCATCATCAATTCAATATGTAACGGTAACAAACGCTTTCGCGATATTGAGCGGAGTATACCCGGCATCACAACCCGAATGCTCTCGCGCGAACTGAAGGAGATGGAGGCTAATCAATTGATTCGCCGAACGGTGATTCCGACAACGCCAGTGGGGGTTGAGTACACCTCGACAGAATATTGCCAGAGCTTTGGCGACATTATTCTAGAAATGATCAAATGGGGAAAGCAACACCGGGAGCGTATAATAAAACAGTAA